From the bacterium genome, one window contains:
- the alaS gene encoding alanine--tRNA ligase: MAKQKENWTSERIREAFLAYFEGKGHRRLPSASLVPVDDPSLLLINAGMAPLKRYFEGREAPPAPRCCSCQKCIRTIDIDQVGHTNRHNTFFEMLGNFSFGDYFKKDAIDYCWDFLTSAEWMAIPPERLYSTVHESDDEAWGHWELVWKTAGFEPRARIFRLGDRHNFWAAGDTGPCGYDSEVYFDLAPGEPFEGTREDFERWEDRGRFIEVWNNVFMEFSRDEAGNKTPLPKKNVDTGMGFERLVMVKQSLERGENWQTVFVSDLFDYIIKEILTEFELGFGFDEFVRRVNKYDFAGEFHRSIAIADYLRSSVFLLADGVTPTNEGRGYVLRRLIRRAIQFGFTLRANPKKRGEAFLAKLAEKVISNMSQVYPEVKHNSDKIKKYLAHEEGQFLRLLLDSYPGLLAEIEKAKAAGEALSGAVAFLYHDSYGLPFEVTRDACAQYGIALDEAEYERLMKEQKERARAATTFYSFSDDTKISIVLPDVEFLGYETLQVADAKAVAVRELSERVDTSIKWIVATNKTPFYAEGGGQPGDTGFIEGEGVRLRVIDSKQKGQHICELITGDPASLEGKTVTLTVDAARREAIARAHTATHLLHRALRDTLGAHVQQAGSQLYPDSFRFDFSHTEAMTPDEIARVEELVNGWIAGSHPVTTKTMPLADAKALGVTALFDEKYGQEVRVVSVGTPDGAQDYPHYPWRRDAVVSRELCGGTHVARSSDIGCFAVLREESVSAGMRRITAATGGEAWKALAEQAGFARRMRAAYNAPFAEIEARVKETETELRLTREKLIVSEREKIIGKWLDKAAGAAQEITRPDGSTIGAVMMQVDGVGKASLKFLADRIADAYPGKLVLLGENDGGKAAFVCKVPPELVKAGLKAGDIVRVAAQACGGGGGGRPDFAEAGAKDGEKVGEGIEAAKGAISSEGRN, encoded by the coding sequence TTGGCCAAGCAAAAGGAAAACTGGACTTCGGAGCGCATCCGCGAGGCGTTCCTTGCCTACTTCGAGGGCAAGGGGCACCGGCGGCTGCCGTCCGCGTCGCTCGTGCCCGTGGACGACCCGTCGCTTTTGCTCATCAACGCCGGGATGGCGCCGCTCAAGCGCTATTTCGAGGGACGCGAGGCTCCGCCGGCGCCGCGCTGCTGCTCCTGTCAGAAGTGCATCCGGACAATTGACATAGACCAGGTCGGCCACACCAACCGCCACAACACGTTTTTCGAGATGCTCGGCAACTTCAGCTTCGGCGACTATTTCAAAAAGGACGCGATCGATTACTGCTGGGATTTCCTGACGAGCGCGGAGTGGATGGCGATTCCGCCGGAGCGATTGTATTCGACGGTGCACGAGAGCGACGACGAGGCGTGGGGGCACTGGGAGCTCGTCTGGAAGACCGCGGGATTCGAGCCGCGCGCGCGGATTTTCCGGCTGGGCGACAGACACAATTTTTGGGCGGCGGGCGACACCGGCCCGTGCGGGTACGACAGCGAGGTTTATTTCGACCTCGCACCGGGCGAGCCGTTCGAGGGGACGCGCGAGGATTTCGAACGCTGGGAGGATCGCGGCCGGTTTATCGAGGTGTGGAACAACGTTTTCATGGAGTTTTCACGCGACGAGGCCGGGAATAAAACGCCGCTGCCGAAGAAGAACGTGGACACGGGAATGGGTTTTGAGCGGCTGGTGATGGTGAAGCAATCGCTGGAGCGCGGCGAAAATTGGCAGACCGTTTTCGTGAGCGATCTTTTCGACTACATAATCAAGGAAATACTCACCGAATTCGAACTGGGATTCGGATTCGACGAGTTTGTCCGACGCGTGAACAAGTATGATTTCGCGGGCGAGTTTCACCGCTCGATAGCGATTGCGGATTATTTGCGCTCGTCCGTGTTTTTGCTGGCTGACGGCGTGACGCCGACGAACGAGGGGCGCGGCTACGTTCTGCGCAGGCTGATAAGGCGCGCGATCCAGTTCGGGTTTACGCTGCGCGCGAATCCCAAAAAGCGCGGCGAGGCGTTTCTGGCGAAGCTTGCGGAGAAAGTGATTTCGAATATGTCGCAGGTTTATCCTGAAGTGAAACACAATTCCGACAAGATCAAGAAATACCTTGCGCATGAAGAGGGGCAGTTCCTGCGGCTGCTGTTGGACAGCTATCCGGGGCTGCTCGCGGAAATAGAAAAGGCGAAGGCCGCGGGCGAGGCGCTTTCGGGCGCGGTTGCGTTTCTCTACCACGATTCTTACGGGCTGCCGTTCGAGGTGACGCGCGACGCGTGCGCGCAGTACGGAATCGCGCTGGACGAAGCGGAATACGAGCGGCTGATGAAAGAGCAGAAGGAGCGCGCCCGCGCGGCAACGACTTTCTATTCATTTAGCGACGATACTAAGATTTCAATAGTATTGCCTGATGTGGAATTTTTGGGATATGAAACGTTGCAAGTTGCTGATGCCAAAGCTGTCGCAGTACGCGAGTTGTCAGAGCGAGTTGATACTTCAATAAAGTGGATTGTTGCAACCAATAAAACGCCTTTCTACGCCGAGGGGGGGGGGCAGCCGGGGGATACCGGATTCATCGAGGGCGAAGGCGTCAGGCTGCGCGTGATTGATTCCAAACAGAAGGGTCAGCACATCTGCGAGTTGATTACCGGCGATCCGGCGTCGCTTGAAGGAAAAACCGTCACGCTGACGGTCGACGCCGCGCGCCGCGAGGCGATCGCGCGCGCGCATACCGCGACGCACCTGCTGCACCGCGCGTTGCGCGATACGCTGGGCGCGCACGTCCAGCAGGCGGGCAGCCAGCTTTATCCGGACAGTTTCCGGTTCGACTTTTCGCACACCGAGGCGATGACGCCGGACGAAATCGCGCGCGTCGAGGAACTCGTCAACGGATGGATCGCCGGCTCGCACCCGGTGACGACGAAAACGATGCCGCTCGCGGATGCAAAGGCGCTGGGCGTGACCGCACTTTTCGACGAGAAGTACGGCCAGGAAGTGCGTGTCGTCAGCGTCGGAACGCCCGACGGAGCGCAGGATTATCCGCACTATCCCTGGCGGCGGGACGCGGTCGTAAGCCGGGAGCTTTGCGGCGGGACGCATGTCGCGCGCAGCTCGGATATCGGATGCTTCGCCGTCCTGCGCGAGGAGAGCGTGAGCGCGGGGATGCGGCGCATAACCGCCGCCACGGGGGGGGAGGCGTGGAAGGCGCTCGCGGAGCAGGCGGGATTCGCCCGCCGGATGCGCGCCGCTTACAACGCGCCGTTCGCCGAAATCGAAGCGCGGGTTAAGGAAACCGAAACCGAGCTTCGGCTGACGCGCGAAAAGCTTATCGTGAGCGAGCGGGAGAAGATAATCGGCAAGTGGCTTGATAAGGCCGCGGGCGCGGCTCAGGAGATCACGCGTCCGGACGGGAGCACAATCGGCGCGGTCATGATGCAGGTGGATGGCGTCGGCAAGGCGTCGCTGAAGTTTTTGGCCGACAGGATCGCGGACGCGTATCCGGGAAAGCTGGTGCTGCTTGGCGAAAACGACGGCGGAAAAGCCGCGTTCGTGTGCAAGGTGCCGCCGGAGCTGGTGAAGGCCGGGCTGAAGGCAGGGGATATTGTCCGAGTGGCCGCGCAGGCGTGCGGCGGCGGCGGCGGCGGCCGTCCCGACTTCGCCGAAGCGGGCGCGAAGGACGGGGAGAAGGTGGGGGAAGGGATCGAGGCGGCGAAGGGCGCTATTTCCAGCGAAGGCAGAAATTAG